In Deltaproteobacteria bacterium, the genomic window GGAGAACAATTGCGACAATGATGTCCATGGCTACAGTTCCTCCAACTTTGCGATGGCAGACTCAATGCGCGTATGCAGCCAATAGCAGCCCCACGAAACACCGACGAGCGCCACGATATCACCGAGGATCAGCGCCCATCCAGCAGACCGGAAGTTCCCAAGCAGCCACCCCATCAGGCTGATGTCCGTGACGATGACGATACCGAGCCAGAGCTTGAGATACGCGATGTGCTCCTTGGCCACGTCGAGCTAGGACATGCTTCACCCGGTCGACCGCACCTTGGACCGTCGCGTTTCGCGAGCGCACGACGTGCCGAACTTCTACACCCGGCAGCACCAATATTACTGCGCCCCCGCCCCCGTGGCGCTACCGGTGCCCTCGCGTCTTCTTGATAACGGAGGCCTTGTAGGTGTTCGGCATTCTCACTCGTTATGATGGCGCCGACGCCCACCGAATTCCATGCTCTTCGTCACACGCTCGAGGGCATTTCCCGCGCGCCATGTATAATCCTCACGACCTCGACTCGGTTGGGGTGCACGCGGTAGACGAGGCGGTACTTCCGAACGATGAGCTCCCGGATCGCAGGATCGTCGTACTCTGGAACACGGCGACCGCGTTCTGCGAAAACACGGAGCGAGCGCGCCGCGGCGACCAGCTCGCGCACGATGGTGGCGGCGTACGACTCGGAATCGCGAGAGATGTGCTCAGCGACGGGCACCAAGTCATCGCTGGCCCAGCGTGACCAGACTATTTCCCGATCCATCGCGCCACCCGCTGCTCAACTTCTTCTTGGGACAGCGTGCGGCCCTCGGCAATATCGCGCAATCCGGCATCGATCGCCTGACGCACGTAGATGCGGTACTGGATATCTTCGAGCGTTGCGTCCTCCGGGAGCGCGTCGAGAATACGTCGAACTTCGTCCTTGGCCGTCTCCATGTCGGCTCCTCTGCCACAGCAATCTCTACCTTAATCGGAGGATTCGAGAAAGCTCGCGGCGACCGAACGGTTGCCGGTCACCCGCGGCGCCGCAACGGAGCGAGCAACATAGACTGCCCGGCCATGCCACTGACGGTGCTGGCACCCCCGCGCCGCACCGCCGCCGTCGGGTGGAGCGGCCGAGTTGACCGTCGGCGTCCACGTGTGCTGGGTTCGACCTCATAGTGATCGGGCTCAGTTCTGACACCGTGATCATGCACCTGTCGCATTTATGCCCGCCGCGCCCGAAGGATCAAGAGCACGGGTCCCAGACAATCGCTCCGCCCTCGACGCCCGGTCGTGCGATGCACAGGCGCGGCCCCACCTTTCCGTGTGTTCGTTCGTTGGTGCTTGCGACCCTTCCGGTCATCGTCGTTCCAATCGTGGCACCCCGCCGCTGCCGCCGGACGGCTTGGCGCTGAGCCGCGCCGTCTCTTAGGCGTCGGCTCCAGCGGCGGGTTCGGCGCAGCCGCGATCACACGCGCGGGCTGGCGCCACGGCTGGTGTGCCAGAACGCCAGGATCTCGACAGCGGCCGGATCGGACCGGACCCGGTAGTACAGATGGTAGTGAACTCGACTCAGATGAACGCGCCTCACGCCTGCAAGCCGTGCACTCTTCGCTCGTGCCCCAACTCCCGGCTGAAGCGCGATGAGACGAAACACGCGCACGATCTCCTGTCGCACGGCCCCCGGCGCGGCGGGCCGGTTGGCGTCCCACCACTCGGAGGCCTTCGCGATCTCCCGAGCGGCTCGGCGAGTGACCTTGATCGGAAGCGGGCTGGTCACTCCCGACCGCCAAGGTCCCGCAAGAGCTGGTCACCATCGATCACGTCCCCCCGGTCGGCTTCTTCGACGGCTGCAAGAAGGGCAGCCTCGTCGTCGGCGCTGAGCTCAAAAACCTCGCCGTCTTCCGGCGCGAGGACTGTCACGGTCGATCCTTCTGAGAACGGGCTGCCGTCAACGACGATCTTGCCAGATACGACCTTACCGGTTGCAACTTTCATAGCTTCTCCGTACCGCCTACGAGCCCATCTGCCCAGCGAAAGCCCGGGCGGGTCACCGATGTCGCCGAACGGTTGCCGGTCACCCGCGGCGCCGCGACGGAGCGAGCAACATAGACGGCCCGGCCATGCCACTGACGGTGCTGGCACCCCCGCGCCGCGCCGCCGCCGTCGGGTGGAGCGGCCGAGTTAGGGTTTCGTGAGCCGCTGCTTCCAGTAGCCAGGCTCGCGACTGCAGTGCATGACGGCGACGATGAGAACGAAGTCGGGCTCAATGGTGTAGAGGGCCCCGTACGGAAATACATGCGTGAGGCAGCGCCGGACATCTTCCTCAATCACTCGCCAGCGTGTCGGCGCTTCGAGAATCCGCCCGATTGCATCCTCGACGGCCTCGATGAACCGCAGTGCCAGCGCCGGCTCCCGCTCAGCGTACCAGAGGGCGGCCGCGTCGTACTCTTCGAGCGCTTCCGGATGGAACTCATATCTCATCGCCGCACGGAGGCACGCACCTTCCGGAGGGCCTCATCACCTGGAACCGTCTGCACGTGCCCAGCGCGCACTTCGTCCCGCCTGCGTATAGCTTCGGCGGCCCACAGCCGATCGATGCGCCCAAGCTCGTTTGCGTCCAGGCTCTCCACAATGAGGTCCGCCAGTCGTGCTCGCGATTCAGCCGGCAGGCTCATCGCTTGCTCCGCCAGTTGCTCCACGGTTGTCGTCATGACTGCACGATACGGAATCTGGTCGCTTGCTTCAAGCCGTCGGTGGCCAACCCGGCAACCCTAACGTCGCGGCTCAGGCGCGGCGGCGAACTGGGACCGACCCGTAATCAAAGCACGACGAATCATGGGAGTAAGCCCCCGCCGGCGCCTGCAGCCGCTGAGTTAGGCGCCTCCGCCGAATGCCTATTGAGGACGCCGCCCTCACACCAATACTCGACTGCGACAGGCCGGAAGAGGCCGATATCCAAAGGATTAGCGGCTTTATCGTTGTAAACCGCGAGCAGCCGACGGATTCCCGAGGGGCGATTGATCACGTCACCCCACGAGTACAGGACTGCGCTGACGCCTTCCATTTCCGGCGACAGGAAACCATCGGTTTGGACTTCTGCCCCGGAGAGCTTCGGCACAGAGCCCTGGTAGACAAAGGAACGGCCTGTCTCCTTCAAGGTAGCGTGATCAATGTGAATCTGTTCATGGCCGAATGGGAGCAGCGAGCTGACGATCCTGGGGATGGTCGACTCAAGAGATGCGCTCGGGATCTCCGCGGCGTTGACCGCAATGACGAATGGGTCCGTGGGCGAAACCAGGCCTTTCTCAAGATACTCGAGC contains:
- a CDS encoding addiction module protein; translated protein: MTTTVEQLAEQAMSLPAESRARLADLIVESLDANELGRIDRLWAAEAIRRRDEVRAGHVQTVPGDEALRKVRASVRR
- a CDS encoding type II toxin-antitoxin system RelE/ParE family toxin; the encoded protein is MRYEFHPEALEEYDAAALWYAEREPALALRFIEAVEDAIGRILEAPTRWRVIEEDVRRCLTHVFPYGALYTIEPDFVLIVAVMHCSREPGYWKQRLTKP
- a CDS encoding type II toxin-antitoxin system RelE/ParE family toxin, with translation MTSPLPIKVTRRAAREIAKASEWWDANRPAAPGAVRQEIVRVFRLIALQPGVGARAKSARLAGVRRVHLSRVHYHLYYRVRSDPAAVEILAFWHTSRGASPRV
- a CDS encoding type II toxin-antitoxin system RelE/ParE family toxin; the protein is MDREIVWSRWASDDLVPVAEHISRDSESYAATIVRELVAAARSLRVFAERGRRVPEYDDPAIRELIVRKYRLVYRVHPNRVEVVRIIHGAREMPSSV